A DNA window from Vibrio sp. CDRSL-10 TSBA contains the following coding sequences:
- a CDS encoding DUF3750 domain-containing protein: MRNKLGFNRMVQILLVSAAAMLSGCTQSDWRSASREPAGIAPDPQNDKQAVIEFYAADAFSWRGWFAVHTWMALKPQDAEEYTVYEVVGWRVDRGQPALYQYQTATPDRYWYGAKPEKVLSIQGEKAEQLIPKVQNVVGMYPWANEYTLFPGPNSNTFPAWVGKQVPELGLEMPFRAIGSGYAD, from the coding sequence ATGAGAAACAAGCTGGGTTTTAACCGTATGGTGCAGATTTTGTTGGTGTCAGCCGCGGCAATGCTCAGTGGCTGTACTCAGAGTGACTGGCGTTCTGCCAGCCGTGAACCGGCAGGCATCGCCCCGGATCCGCAGAATGACAAACAGGCGGTGATTGAGTTTTACGCAGCTGATGCGTTCAGTTGGCGTGGCTGGTTTGCCGTGCATACCTGGATGGCACTCAAACCGCAGGATGCTGAAGAATATACCGTGTACGAGGTGGTTGGCTGGCGGGTTGACCGCGGACAGCCGGCACTCTATCAGTACCAGACCGCAACGCCTGACCGTTACTGGTATGGCGCAAAACCTGAAAAAGTACTGTCGATTCAGGGTGAAAAAGCCGAGCAGTTGATCCCGAAAGTACAGAACGTGGTTGGTATGTATCCTTGGGCCAATGAATACACCCTGTTTCCGGGGCCAAACAGCAATACTTTCCCGGCCTGGGTCGGTAAGCAAGTGCCGGAACTGGGGCTGGAAATGCCGTTTCGTGCCATCGGCAGTGGTTACGCGGATTAA
- a CDS encoding branched-chain amino acid aminotransferase, producing MAAFGSVFMPKMALATYENNQWTDAQIVSSDSISLHPGAHVLHYSSTCFEGLKAFRHEDGSVHVFRMDQNVERFSQSSKLLSLPELDKAQVSQMITDIVAEFASDVPQPPGSMYIRPTHIGTEPAIGKAAAASVSSMMYILLSPVGDYFAGGAHALRLLLDEEGQRCAPHMGMIKSGGNYASALAPTLEAKQKYQADQVLFCPNGYITETGAANFLLVDGNEIITKALDSSFLHGVTRSSILTIAKDLGMTVTEREVSVEELLERAAKPGVEAMLSGTAAVLTSVGTLIHNGKDYKVGSGEIGPIAQKLRQTLNDIQWGKAPDKHNWLTKIA from the coding sequence ATGGCGGCTTTTGGTAGCGTGTTCATGCCTAAAATGGCTTTAGCAACATACGAAAATAATCAATGGACTGACGCTCAGATCGTTTCATCAGACAGCATCTCACTGCACCCGGGCGCACACGTACTGCACTACTCAAGTACTTGTTTTGAAGGCCTGAAAGCATTCCGTCACGAAGACGGCAGTGTGCATGTTTTCCGTATGGATCAGAACGTTGAGCGTTTCTCACAAAGCAGCAAGTTGCTATCTCTACCTGAGCTGGACAAAGCGCAAGTCTCGCAAATGATCACCGATATCGTTGCTGAGTTCGCGTCTGACGTCCCACAACCACCGGGTTCTATGTACATTCGTCCAACACACATCGGTACAGAACCTGCGATTGGTAAAGCGGCGGCAGCTTCCGTCTCTTCAATGATGTATATCCTGTTGTCACCAGTCGGCGATTACTTCGCTGGCGGCGCACACGCTCTGCGTCTGCTGCTGGACGAAGAAGGTCAGCGCTGCGCACCACACATGGGTATGATTAAGAGCGGCGGTAACTACGCCAGCGCGCTGGCTCCGACTCTGGAAGCAAAACAAAAATATCAGGCAGACCAGGTTCTGTTCTGTCCAAACGGTTACATTACTGAAACTGGCGCGGCAAACTTCCTGCTGGTTGACGGTAACGAGATCATCACCAAAGCACTGGACTCAAGCTTCCTGCACGGCGTCACCCGTTCAAGCATCCTGACCATTGCTAAAGATCTGGGCATGACGGTCACTGAACGTGAAGTTTCTGTTGAAGAGTTGCTGGAACGCGCGGCTAAACCAGGTGTGGAAGCCATGCTATCTGGTACGGCTGCCGTTCTGACTTCTGTCGGCACTTTGATCCACAACGGTAAAGATTACAAAGTCGGCAGTGGCGAGATCGGCCCTATCGCGCAGAAACTGCGTCAGACACTGAACGATATTCAGTGGGGTAAAGCACCAGATAAACACAACTGGCTGACTAAAATCGCGTAA